The following are from one region of the Candidatus Acidulodesulfobacterium ferriphilum genome:
- a CDS encoding 50S ribosomal protein L4, with the protein MSEKVNVVNKNNEKVGDIELNEIVYSYPVKEALIKEYVLLTLANKRLGLASTKNRKIVSGGGIKPWKQKGTGRARAGSIRSPLWKGGGTIFGPKNEKNYKKDMPKKARKAAVKSALSYLFKEGRLTFIEDFDIPEIKTKEMVKFFSKFGIEKGLVILPSTNINDKIVKSTRNLADFKATNVNEINIIDLLKYKKILISVKANEELERNLAI; encoded by the coding sequence ATGTCTGAGAAAGTAAATGTCGTAAACAAAAATAATGAAAAGGTCGGGGATATCGAGTTGAATGAAATTGTTTATTCATATCCCGTGAAAGAGGCGTTAATAAAAGAATATGTTTTATTAACTCTGGCAAATAAAAGGCTTGGTTTGGCTTCCACCAAAAACAGAAAAATTGTTTCGGGTGGCGGGATTAAGCCATGGAAGCAAAAGGGAACGGGAAGGGCAAGGGCAGGTTCGATAAGGTCTCCTTTATGGAAGGGCGGCGGAACCATTTTTGGTCCAAAAAATGAGAAAAATTATAAAAAGGATATGCCGAAAAAGGCGAGAAAAGCCGCGGTGAAGTCTGCGTTGTCATATCTTTTTAAAGAGGGACGGCTAACTTTTATCGAGGATTTTGATATTCCTGAAATTAAAACTAAAGAAATGGTAAAATTTTTTAGTAAATTCGGCATCGAAAAGGGGTTAGTTATATTGCCATCCACTAATATTAACGATAAAATTGTTAAATCAACAAGAAATCTTGCTGATTTTAAAGCAACTAATGTAAATGAAATTAATATTATCGATTTACTTAAGTATAAGAAGATATTAATTAGCGTAAAAGCCAATGAAGAATTAGAGAGGAATCTTGCGATATGA
- a CDS encoding 50S ribosomal protein L3: MIKALIGKKIGMTQLFNEEGMIVPVTVIKAGPCTVVAKKNKQTDGYNAIQLGFEEVKSYRVKKPVLGKFTKNNISPLKVLKEFRDSDVDALNIGDTIDVSVFNEAKSVSISGITKGKGYQGVVKRWGFSGGRDTHGSMFHRAPGSIGQSSFPSKVFKGLKMPGHMGNDKCSVLNLKVIKIDAAENLLYVKGSVPGAGNGILYIYAADESGRKLNK; this comes from the coding sequence ATGATAAAAGCACTGATTGGAAAAAAGATTGGAATGACGCAGCTGTTTAACGAAGAGGGAATGATTGTTCCCGTTACCGTCATTAAAGCGGGACCATGTACGGTCGTGGCAAAAAAAAATAAACAAACCGACGGATATAATGCCATACAATTAGGATTTGAAGAAGTAAAATCTTATAGGGTAAAAAAGCCTGTTCTCGGCAAATTTACAAAAAATAATATATCTCCGTTAAAAGTACTGAAGGAATTTAGAGATTCGGATGTCGATGCCTTAAACATAGGCGATACGATAGATGTCTCGGTTTTTAACGAGGCAAAGTCGGTGTCCATTAGCGGGATTACTAAAGGAAAGGGATATCAGGGGGTTGTAAAAAGATGGGGCTTTTCAGGCGGCAGGGATACGCACGGCTCAATGTTTCATAGAGCGCCTGGTTCCATAGGCCAATCGTCATTTCCTTCGAAAGTATTTAAAGGATTAAAAATGCCCGGACATATGGGGAATGATAAATGTTCCGTATTAAATTTGAAAGTTATAAAAATCGATGCCGCCGAGAATCTTTTGTATGTCAAGGGTTCCGTTCCAGGTGCAGGCAATGGCATTTTATATATATATGCGGCAGATGAGTCGGGAAGAAAACTGAATAAGTAA
- a CDS encoding 30S ribosomal protein S10: MDIQKIRIRLKAYDHRLLDQSVIEIVETAKRTGSKVSGPIPLPTKINKYCVLRSPHVDKKSREEFEMRTHKRIIDLLEPNQATIDALMKLDLSAGIDVDIKQI, encoded by the coding sequence ATGGATATTCAAAAAATAAGAATCAGACTTAAAGCATATGACCATAGATTGTTAGATCAATCGGTTATAGAAATTGTCGAAACGGCAAAACGCACCGGTTCCAAAGTCAGCGGTCCGATACCTCTGCCTACTAAAATTAATAAATATTGCGTTTTAAGGTCTCCCCATGTAGATAAAAAATCGAGAGAGGAGTTCGAAATGAGAACGCATAAAAGAATTATCGACTTATTAGAGCCAAATCAAGCTACTATCGATGCCTTAATGAAGCTGGATCTTTCGGCAGGTATCGATGTGGATATTAAGCAGATTTAA
- the tuf gene encoding elongation factor Tu: protein MSKEKFDRSKPHVNIGTIGHVDHGKTTLTAAITKVLSRKGQASFKSYDQIDNAPEEKERGITIATSHVEYSTDKRHYAHVDCPGHADYVKNMITGAAQMDGAILVVSAADGPMPQTREHILLARQVGVPYIVVFLNKVDMVDDPELLELVELEVRELLTSYNFPGDSVPVVKGSALKALEAESDNEWTQKIVDLMNAVDEYIPLPKRDIDKPFLMPVEDVFSISGRGTVATGRVERGIVKVGDEIELVGILPTSKTVVTGVEMFRKLLDEGQAGDNIGVLLRGKKREEVERGMVLSKPGSITPHKRFKVEAYVLTKEEGGRHTPFFNGYRPQFYFRTTDVTGVCTLPEGVEMVMPGDNVSMSVELITPIAAEKELRFAIREGGHTVGAGVITEVIE, encoded by the coding sequence ATGTCCAAAGAGAAATTTGACAGATCAAAGCCGCATGTCAATATAGGCACGATAGGTCATGTTGACCATGGCAAGACCACATTAACCGCCGCTATTACAAAGGTTCTTTCGAGAAAAGGCCAGGCTTCCTTTAAATCGTATGACCAGATTGATAATGCGCCCGAAGAAAAGGAAAGGGGTATTACGATTGCCACATCCCATGTCGAATATTCTACCGATAAAAGGCACTATGCCCATGTCGACTGTCCGGGACACGCCGACTATGTTAAGAATATGATTACCGGCGCCGCCCAGATGGACGGAGCCATACTTGTGGTTTCCGCAGCCGACGGCCCTATGCCCCAGACGAGGGAGCATATACTTTTAGCCCGTCAGGTCGGCGTTCCCTATATAGTCGTATTTTTAAATAAGGTCGATATGGTGGACGACCCCGAACTTCTCGAGCTTGTCGAACTCGAAGTAAGAGAGCTTTTAACCTCCTATAACTTTCCCGGGGACTCTGTTCCCGTAGTAAAGGGTTCCGCCCTTAAGGCCCTCGAGGCGGAGTCGGATAACGAATGGACGCAGAAGATAGTTGACCTTATGAATGCCGTCGATGAATATATTCCGCTTCCGAAAAGGGATATAGATAAGCCGTTCCTTATGCCGGTCGAGGATGTATTTTCCATATCGGGAAGGGGAACCGTTGCAACGGGCAGGGTAGAAAGAGGCATAGTCAAGGTCGGAGATGAAATCGAACTTGTCGGAATACTTCCGACATCCAAAACAGTCGTAACAGGCGTAGAAATGTTCAGGAAGCTCTTGGACGAAGGACAGGCAGGCGACAACATAGGCGTTCTTTTAAGGGGCAAGAAGCGCGAAGAGGTGGAAAGGGGCATGGTTTTGTCCAAACCCGGTTCCATAACCCCCCATAAGAGGTTTAAGGTAGAGGCATATGTTCTTACCAAGGAAGAAGGCGGCCGCCATACCCCGTTCTTCAACGGCTACCGTCCGCAGTTCTATTTCAGGACTACGGATGTTACAGGGGTTTGCACGCTGCCGGAAGGCGTCGAAATGGTAATGCCGGGAGACAATGTTTCTATGAGCGTAGAACTCATTACCCCGATAGCCGCCGAAAAGGAATTAAGGTTTGCCATAAGAGAGGGAGGACATACTGTAGGTGCAGGGGTTATAACCGAGGTTATAGAGTAA
- the fusA gene encoding elongation factor G produces MADKIPLEKTRNIGIMAHIDAGKTTTTERILYYTGVNYKIGEVHDGTATMDWMEQEQERGITITSAATTCFWKNNRINIIDTPGHVDFTIEVERSLRVLDGAVAVFDGVAGVEPQSETVWRQADKYKVPRICFVNKMDRTGANFFRCVDMIRKRLNSTPVVMQIPLGLEDNFKGIIDVATMKAFVYKNESLGAEYDAIDIPQDYFEESKKYHDEFIEKACDFDDALMEKYLAGEDIDINLAKKAIRKATLEFKLVPVFCGSAFKNKGVQPLLDAVIDYLPSPVEVPPIKGINPKTEKEETRHASDDEPFSALAFKIASDPYTGQLTYIRVYSGVLSSGSYVYNSVKDSKERIGRLLRMHANKKEEVKEVHAGDIAAAVGLRSTITGDTLCDDSHPIVLESMEFPDPVISVAIEPKTKADQEKLGLSLQKLTVEDPSFRVKTDLETGQTIISGMGELHLEIIVDRLTREFKVDANVGKPQVAYKETINKKVQSEGKFIRQSGGRGQYGHVWLELEPLGKGAGYEFVNKIKGGVIPTEYIPAINKGIAEALTSGVLAGYPVVDIKASVYDGSFHEVDSSEMAFKIAASMAFKDGAKKASPALLEPIMKVEVLVPEEFMGDVIGDLNSRRGKIINLESRGGIQVINAEVPLAEMFGYSTDLRSKTQGRANYTMEFLKYEQVPKVISDEIIAKSQGK; encoded by the coding sequence ATGGCAGATAAAATACCTTTAGAAAAAACAAGAAATATAGGCATTATGGCACATATTGACGCAGGTAAAACCACAACTACCGAAAGGATTTTGTATTACACGGGGGTCAACTACAAAATTGGCGAGGTTCACGATGGAACGGCCACGATGGATTGGATGGAGCAGGAGCAGGAAAGAGGAATAACAATCACATCTGCTGCTACCACATGTTTTTGGAAAAACAACAGGATAAATATAATAGATACCCCGGGGCATGTTGATTTTACAATAGAGGTAGAAAGATCCTTAAGGGTTTTGGATGGAGCAGTAGCCGTATTTGACGGTGTCGCAGGAGTCGAACCGCAATCCGAGACAGTTTGGAGGCAAGCCGATAAATATAAAGTGCCAAGAATATGTTTCGTGAATAAGATGGACAGAACCGGCGCAAATTTTTTTAGATGCGTGGATATGATCAGGAAAAGACTTAATTCAACACCCGTTGTTATGCAAATTCCGCTGGGTCTTGAAGATAATTTTAAAGGTATTATCGATGTTGCTACAATGAAAGCATTTGTTTATAAGAATGAAAGCCTCGGGGCAGAGTATGACGCAATAGATATTCCCCAGGACTATTTTGAAGAATCAAAAAAATATCATGACGAATTTATTGAAAAGGCGTGCGATTTTGATGACGCCCTGATGGAAAAATATTTAGCGGGCGAAGATATCGATATTAATTTAGCTAAAAAAGCGATAAGGAAAGCAACGCTAGAGTTTAAGCTTGTTCCCGTATTTTGCGGGTCGGCATTTAAAAATAAAGGCGTGCAACCGTTGCTGGATGCCGTAATCGACTACCTGCCTTCTCCTGTGGAAGTGCCGCCTATTAAGGGTATAAATCCTAAAACAGAAAAAGAAGAAACGAGGCATGCCTCCGATGACGAGCCTTTTTCGGCGTTAGCCTTTAAAATTGCATCGGATCCTTATACAGGCCAGCTGACATATATCAGGGTTTACTCAGGCGTCCTTTCTTCGGGGTCGTATGTTTATAATTCTGTTAAGGATTCCAAAGAAAGAATTGGAAGGCTTTTAAGGATGCACGCAAATAAAAAGGAGGAAGTAAAAGAGGTTCATGCAGGGGATATTGCCGCTGCCGTCGGGTTAAGAAGCACTATTACGGGGGACACCCTTTGCGATGATTCCCATCCGATAGTTCTTGAATCGATGGAATTTCCCGATCCGGTTATATCCGTCGCTATCGAACCGAAGACTAAAGCGGATCAAGAAAAATTAGGACTGTCGCTGCAAAAATTAACAGTAGAAGATCCGTCTTTTAGGGTTAAAACCGATTTAGAAACAGGGCAGACTATAATTTCGGGTATGGGCGAGCTTCATCTTGAAATAATAGTCGATAGATTAACAAGAGAATTTAAGGTCGATGCAAATGTAGGCAAACCTCAGGTTGCGTACAAAGAAACAATAAATAAAAAAGTTCAATCGGAAGGCAAGTTTATCAGACAATCAGGCGGCCGAGGCCAATATGGCCATGTATGGCTTGAGCTTGAGCCTCTCGGAAAAGGCGCAGGTTATGAATTTGTTAATAAAATAAAAGGCGGCGTTATTCCCACAGAATATATACCTGCTATCAATAAAGGTATTGCAGAGGCTTTAACAAGCGGGGTTTTGGCCGGTTATCCTGTGGTCGATATTAAGGCTTCCGTATATGACGGGTCTTTTCATGAGGTTGACTCTTCAGAAATGGCATTTAAGATTGCTGCTTCAATGGCATTTAAGGACGGCGCTAAAAAGGCTTCCCCTGCGCTTCTTGAGCCGATAATGAAAGTTGAGGTTTTAGTTCCCGAAGAATTTATGGGCGATGTAATAGGGGATTTAAATTCAAGAAGAGGAAAGATTATTAATTTAGAATCAAGAGGAGGAATTCAGGTCATAAATGCAGAGGTTCCTTTAGCCGAAATGTTTGGTTATTCTACCGATTTAAGATCTAAAACACAAGGCAGGGCCAATTATACCATGGAATTTCTTAAATATGAACAGGTGCCAAAAGTTATATCCGATGAAATTATCGCTAAATCGCAAGGTAAATAG
- a CDS encoding 30S ribosomal protein S7, with the protein MSRRKRAVKRVIESDPKFNDKVVQKFINKLMYNGKKSVSEKIFYKSLDIIHEKTKDDGLKIFRQAIDNVKPVLEVKARRIGGSNYQVPVEVRSDRRLYLAIRWIIGYARARSEKSMEENLALEILDAANNRGSSIKKKEDTFKMAEANKAFAHFKW; encoded by the coding sequence TTGTCTCGGAGAAAAAGGGCTGTTAAAAGGGTTATCGAAAGCGACCCAAAGTTCAATGATAAGGTTGTGCAAAAGTTTATAAATAAACTTATGTATAACGGAAAAAAGAGCGTGAGTGAAAAAATATTCTATAAATCGCTTGATATAATCCATGAAAAGACTAAAGATGACGGTCTTAAGATTTTTAGGCAGGCTATTGACAATGTTAAACCTGTTCTTGAAGTAAAGGCCAGAAGGATAGGAGGTTCTAACTATCAAGTCCCTGTCGAGGTAAGAAGCGATAGAAGATTATACTTAGCAATAAGATGGATTATAGGATATGCCAGAGCAAGAAGCGAAAAATCCATGGAAGAGAATTTAGCCCTTGAAATATTGGATGCCGCAAACAACAGGGGAAGTTCAATTAAAAAGAAGGAGGATACATTTAAAATGGCTGAAGCGAATAAGGCTTTTGCACATTTTAAATGGTAA
- a CDS encoding 30S ribosomal protein S12: protein MPTVNQLIRSARKKVLKKTSSPALKGSPQKRGVCVRVYTTTPKKPNSALRKVARVKLTNGMEVTSYIPGEGHNLQEHSVVLIRGGRVKDLPGVRYHIIRGTLDCVGVNGRKQSRSKYGAKRTK from the coding sequence GTGCCAACCGTAAATCAATTAATCAGGAGTGCGAGAAAGAAGGTATTAAAGAAAACCTCTTCCCCTGCCCTAAAAGGATCTCCTCAAAAAAGGGGAGTTTGTGTTAGGGTTTATACCACCACCCCAAAAAAACCTAACTCAGCGCTTCGTAAGGTTGCGAGGGTTAAGTTAACCAACGGCATGGAGGTAACTTCGTACATTCCAGGAGAGGGACATAATTTGCAGGAACACTCGGTAGTATTGATAAGGGGCGGAAGGGTTAAAGATTTGCCGGGCGTAAGGTATCACATAATTAGAGGGACTCTTGACTGCGTCGGCGTAAACGGAAGAAAACAAAGCAGATCCAAATATGGGGCTAAAAGAACTAAATAA
- the rpoC gene encoding DNA-directed RNA polymerase subunit beta' produces the protein MVQIEEKEPNLEKLFDGKNKRDFFLNDREGIKDPLSFNSIRLGIASPETIKKWSHGEVKKPETINYRTLKPERDGLFCARIFGPIKDYECNCGKYKRMKHRGIVCEKCGVEVISSKVRRERLGHIELASPVAHIWFFKSLPSRIGSILDMTLKDIEKVLYFESYVVIEPGDASKIGLKYKDIITEENYQKIQKEGYNFKAGIGAEALKELLKGIDLNSLSKNLKEEIKDLPNGIKKKKLAKQLKLIEAFKTSGNRPEWMILDVIPVIPPDLRPLVPLEGGRFASSDLNDLYRRVINRNNRLKKLIELSAPDIIIKNEKRMLQEAVDALFDNGRRGRVIMGSNRRPLKSLSEMLKGKTGRFRLNLLGKRVDYSGRSVIVVGPELKLHQCGLPKKMAIELFKPFIFHKLLQKGVTDTLKTTKKLVDKEAPEVFDVLEEVIKEHPVLLNRAPTLHRLGIQAFEPVLVEGKAIHLHPLVCAAFNADFDGDQMAVHVPLSIEAQVEARVLMMATNNILSPASGKPIIVPSQDIVLGLYYMTREIPFAKGEDKIFSNPDEVKFAYDNGFVSLHARIKVKINDKIETTTVGRVILYEIMPREIDFSFVNTLMSKKEITNLIDYAFRICGPKKTVILADKLKSIGYEYSTKSGISICISDMEVPPAKINVIKEATAKVEEIENSYKEGLITNGERYNKVVDTWANATDEIAMAMMNQLGTQEYSGGTKNKKITGKSFNSIFMMADSGSRGSEAQIRQLAGMRGLMAKPSGEIIETPITANFREGLTVLQYFISTHGARKGLADTALKTANSGYLTRRLVDVAQDTIITEHDCHTMDGIVVSTLVESGDVIEPIEDRILGRVALEDIIDPFTGSLIVKANEEIQESHQSLIENAHIESVKIRSVLTCKTQKGVCVKCYGRDLARGHLVNIGESIGVMAAQSIGEPGTQLTMRTFHVGGTASRRSEQTSIENKYDGIVKFNNLNIIKNRDNEYVVMNKNGEIVILDDLGRELEKIQLTYGSKIKVEPDSKVKKNTLLADWDSYINPIIADISGKVRFDDIRENETMQEQVDETSGLSRKVIIEPKDQTLRPKIIIKSANQEKSYLMPIGSHLSVQDGDEVYAGDIIARIPRETTKTKDITGGLPKVVELFEARKPKEWAVITEISGKISFGRDFKGKRRVIIEPVNGEPREYLIPKGKLVSVHEGDYVKAGEPLMDGSPNPHDILRVLGEKELAKFLVDEIQEVYRLQGVKINDKHIEVIVRQMLKNVRIKNAGSSRFLEDEVVDKNLFDAENERIINEGGNPAIAEPELMGITKASLSTESFISAASFQETTKVLTEAAIHGKIDHLRGLKENVIMGRLIPAGTGSTKYLALDVEVV, from the coding sequence ATGGTTCAGATTGAGGAAAAGGAGCCAAACCTTGAAAAATTATTTGACGGTAAAAATAAAAGAGATTTCTTTTTGAATGACAGGGAGGGGATTAAAGATCCGCTAAGCTTTAATTCTATCAGGCTGGGAATCGCGTCTCCTGAAACAATAAAAAAATGGTCGCATGGAGAGGTCAAAAAACCGGAAACTATAAACTATAGAACATTAAAACCGGAACGGGACGGACTTTTTTGCGCTAGAATTTTTGGCCCGATCAAGGATTATGAATGCAATTGCGGAAAATACAAAAGAATGAAGCATCGCGGCATAGTGTGCGAAAAGTGCGGCGTAGAAGTTATTTCATCCAAAGTTAGAAGAGAAAGGCTCGGGCACATTGAACTTGCTTCCCCCGTGGCGCATATATGGTTTTTTAAAAGTCTGCCTTCAAGAATTGGAAGCATTCTTGATATGACCCTTAAGGATATCGAAAAGGTCCTTTATTTTGAGTCTTATGTTGTTATAGAACCGGGTGATGCATCAAAAATTGGATTAAAATATAAAGATATTATAACAGAGGAAAATTATCAAAAAATTCAAAAGGAGGGGTATAATTTTAAGGCGGGTATCGGCGCTGAAGCCTTAAAAGAACTTCTTAAAGGAATCGACCTCAATTCCTTATCTAAAAATCTAAAAGAAGAGATAAAAGATTTGCCGAACGGCATTAAAAAGAAAAAACTTGCAAAACAATTAAAACTAATTGAGGCGTTTAAAACATCAGGAAATAGACCTGAATGGATGATTTTAGATGTAATTCCCGTTATTCCCCCTGATTTGCGCCCTTTGGTTCCGCTTGAAGGCGGAAGATTTGCGAGCTCCGACTTAAATGATTTATACAGGAGAGTTATAAATAGAAATAACAGATTAAAAAAACTTATAGAACTTTCTGCCCCTGATATAATTATTAAAAATGAAAAAAGGATGCTCCAGGAAGCGGTGGATGCGCTCTTTGATAATGGACGGCGCGGCCGCGTAATAATGGGCTCCAATAGACGGCCGCTTAAGTCCTTAAGCGAGATGCTAAAGGGAAAAACAGGAAGATTCAGGCTTAATCTGTTGGGCAAGAGAGTGGATTACTCCGGAAGGTCGGTTATAGTCGTAGGACCAGAGTTAAAACTTCATCAATGCGGTTTGCCTAAAAAAATGGCCATAGAACTTTTTAAACCGTTTATTTTTCATAAGCTATTGCAAAAGGGTGTAACCGATACGCTTAAGACCACAAAAAAATTGGTCGATAAAGAGGCGCCGGAGGTTTTTGATGTTTTAGAAGAGGTAATTAAAGAGCATCCCGTATTGCTAAACAGGGCTCCAACCCTTCATAGGCTGGGGATACAAGCATTTGAACCCGTATTAGTCGAAGGGAAGGCAATTCATTTGCATCCGTTAGTCTGCGCGGCATTTAACGCGGATTTCGATGGAGATCAAATGGCTGTCCATGTTCCGCTTTCGATAGAGGCTCAGGTTGAAGCAAGGGTTTTGATGATGGCAACCAATAATATACTTTCGCCGGCAAGCGGAAAGCCGATTATAGTTCCTTCTCAGGACATAGTGCTCGGCTTATATTACATGACGAGAGAGATCCCGTTCGCAAAAGGAGAGGATAAGATATTTTCCAATCCCGATGAGGTTAAATTTGCTTATGACAACGGGTTTGTGAGCTTGCATGCCCGCATAAAAGTAAAGATTAATGATAAAATCGAGACGACAACCGTTGGAAGGGTCATACTTTATGAAATAATGCCGCGTGAAATAGATTTTTCGTTTGTAAATACACTTATGTCCAAAAAGGAAATTACGAACTTAATAGATTATGCCTTCAGGATATGCGGCCCGAAAAAGACCGTTATACTGGCGGATAAGCTAAAGTCGATAGGTTACGAATACTCTACCAAATCAGGCATATCCATTTGCATAAGCGATATGGAGGTGCCGCCTGCAAAAATTAATGTTATCAAAGAAGCTACGGCAAAAGTGGAAGAGATAGAAAATAGCTATAAAGAAGGCCTTATAACAAACGGAGAGCGGTACAACAAAGTTGTTGACACATGGGCAAATGCTACGGATGAAATTGCCATGGCTATGATGAATCAATTGGGTACGCAGGAATATTCAGGGGGTACAAAAAACAAGAAAATTACGGGGAAAAGCTTTAATTCTATTTTTATGATGGCGGACTCAGGTTCCAGAGGCTCCGAGGCGCAAATAAGGCAGCTTGCAGGAATGAGGGGATTAATGGCAAAGCCTTCGGGAGAAATTATCGAAACGCCTATCACTGCAAATTTTAGAGAAGGGCTTACCGTTCTGCAGTATTTCATTTCTACTCACGGAGCAAGAAAGGGGTTGGCGGATACAGCCTTAAAAACGGCTAATTCAGGTTATTTAACGAGAAGATTAGTCGATGTTGCCCAGGATACTATCATAACCGAACATGATTGTCATACAATGGACGGGATAGTGGTCTCGACTTTAGTAGAAAGCGGCGATGTAATCGAACCGATAGAAGATCGAATACTGGGGAGGGTTGCTTTGGAGGATATTATAGATCCGTTTACGGGCAGCCTGATTGTCAAAGCCAACGAGGAAATTCAGGAATCCCATCAATCGCTGATAGAAAATGCACACATAGAGAGCGTTAAAATAAGATCCGTTTTAACTTGCAAGACTCAAAAGGGCGTGTGCGTAAAATGCTATGGAAGAGACCTGGCCAGAGGCCATTTGGTAAATATAGGGGAATCTATCGGCGTTATGGCGGCGCAATCGATTGGCGAGCCCGGAACGCAGCTGACGATGAGAACATTCCATGTGGGAGGCACTGCTTCAAGAAGATCGGAACAGACAAGTATCGAAAATAAATATGACGGTATTGTTAAATTTAATAACCTTAATATTATTAAAAATAGAGATAATGAATATGTTGTTATGAACAAAAACGGCGAAATCGTTATCTTAGACGACTTAGGAAGAGAATTAGAAAAAATTCAATTGACTTACGGTTCGAAAATAAAAGTTGAACCCGATTCCAAGGTTAAGAAAAATACTCTTTTAGCCGATTGGGATTCATACATTAACCCGATAATTGCGGATATCTCCGGAAAAGTAAGATTCGATGATATAAGAGAAAATGAAACTATGCAGGAGCAGGTCGATGAAACATCCGGCTTATCGAGGAAGGTTATCATCGAACCTAAAGATCAAACATTAAGGCCAAAAATAATTATTAAGTCGGCTAATCAGGAAAAGTCTTATTTGATGCCTATAGGGTCGCATTTGTCCGTTCAAGACGGGGATGAAGTTTATGCAGGAGATATAATTGCAAGAATTCCGAGAGAGACTACTAAAACTAAGGATATTACAGGCGGTTTGCCGAAAGTGGTGGAGCTGTTTGAAGCCAGAAAGCCGAAGGAATGGGCTGTTATAACCGAGATAAGCGGCAAAATATCTTTTGGACGGGATTTTAAGGGTAAAAGACGGGTTATTATCGAACCCGTAAACGGAGAGCCGAGAGAATACTTAATTCCTAAGGGGAAACTTGTCAGCGTTCATGAGGGGGATTATGTTAAGGCCGGCGAGCCCTTAATGGATGGTTCGCCTAATCCACACGATATTTTAAGAGTTCTCGGAGAAAAAGAACTCGCAAAATTTTTAGTCGATGAAATTCAAGAGGTTTACAGACTTCAAGGCGTTAAAATAAATGATAAGCATATCGAAGTTATAGTAAGACAGATGCTAAAAAATGTAAGAATTAAAAATGCAGGAAGTTCCAGATTCCTTGAGGATGAAGTTGTGGATAAAAATTTGTTCGATGCAGAAAATGAACGGATTATAAATGAAGGCGGAAATCCTGCCATAGCCGAGCCTGAATTAATGGGTATAACCAAAGCCTCGTTAAGTACCGAAAGCTTTATTTCTGCCGCATCATTCCAGGAAACCACAAAGGTCCTGACCGAAGCGGCTATTCATGGTAAAATAGACCATTTGAGAGGACTTAAGGAAAATGTTATTATGGGAAGGCTTATACCTGCGGGTACCGGCTCCACGAAGTATTTAGCCCTTGATGTCGAGGTAGTATAA